In Zingiber officinale cultivar Zhangliang chromosome 11B, Zo_v1.1, whole genome shotgun sequence, a single window of DNA contains:
- the LOC122034088 gene encoding glucan endo-1,3-beta-D-glucosidase-like, protein MASKLGAEIFFSSLCSTLLLLSLFSGAANLVPAAKADKTWCVAKPSSDAATLMANLNYACSQLQVDCRVLRIGCACARPDSLISHASVAMNLYYQAAGRHYWNCFFNNSALVTTTDPSFDSCVYAYI, encoded by the exons ATGGCGAGCAAACTCGGAGCTGAGATCTTCTTCTCATCTCTCTGTTCTACCTTGTTactcctttctctcttctctg GAGCTGCGAATCTCGTGCCGGCCGCAAAAGCAGAC AAAACCTGGTGCGTCGCGAAACCTTCGTCGGACGCTGCAACGCTGATGGCGAACTTGAACTACGCCTGCTCGCAGCTGCAGGTGGACTGCAGAGTGCTGCGGATCGGCTGCGCTTGCGCTCGCCCGGACAGCCTCATCTCCCACGCCTCCGTCGCCATGAACCTCTACTACCAGGCCGCCGGCCGGCACTACTGGAACTGCTTCTTCAACAACTCCGCGCTGGTGACGACGACTGACCCCA GCTTCGATAGTTGTGTTTATGCATACATCTGA
- the LOC122034397 gene encoding MADS-box transcription factor 34-like gives MGRGKVVLKRIENKINRQVTFSKRRGGLLKKAHELSVLCDVEVAAIVFSSSGRLFEFCSTPSSMLKMIARYRSLKNDESKATTSANETQNNYQEYLKLKAGVEYLEHSRNNLLGEDLQPLSINELEQLENQVEMSVKQIRSTKMQVMIDQQCDLNCKEQILQDANRNLRKKAQEALITVEAEPSQPAINDRTLQIGGSPVSNAFIPGWI, from the exons ATGGGAAGGGGGAAGGTGGTGCTGAAGAGGATCGAGAACAAGATAAATCGGCAGGTTACCTTCTCCAAGCGCCGCGGTGGGTTGCTCAAGAAGGCGCACGAGCTGTCGGTGTTGTGCGACGTCGAGGTGGCGGCAATCGTCTTCTCCTCTTCCGGCCGTCTCTTCGAGTTCTGCAGCACTCCATCCAG CATGCTGAAGATGATCGCGAGGTACCGAAGCTTAAAAAATGATGAGTCTAAAGCTACTACTTCAGCAAATGAGACGCAG AACAATTATCAAGAGTATCTGAAACTAAAAGCGGGAGTTGAATATTTGGAGCATTCTCGAAA CAATCTTCTAGGTGAGGACCTACAACCACTGAGTATCAATGAGCTAGAGCAACTAGAGAACCAAGTAGAAATGTCTGTGAAGCAGATCAGATCAACAAAG ATGCAAGTAATGATCGACCAGCAATGCGATCTTAACTGCAAG GAACAAATTTTGCAGGATGCTAATCGAAATCTTAGAAAGAAG GCGCAAGAAGCTCTTATCACTGTTGAGGCTGAACCTTCTCAACCAGCAATAAACGACCGAACTTTACAAATCGG AGGGTCTCCTGTGAGTAATGCCTTCATCCCAGGATGGATTTGA
- the LOC122034396 gene encoding ACT domain-containing protein ACR4-like isoform X2 encodes MGGDLSSSWDSDDEYEKFIRKMNPPRVVVDNSSCPNATVIKVDSINKYGILLEVVQVLMDLNLIVIKAYISSDGGWFMDVFNVTDPDGKKIERQKDLDNIKECIQKSIGEGSSAVPSRRRSVDLKPSSDHTSIELTGTDRPGLLSEVSAVLTDLKCNVVSAEVWTHNTRAAAVMQVTDEMNSAITDPQRLSRIKQLLCNVLKGNNRHRGAKTAVSMGITNTERRLHQLMLDDRDYERSEEDSGNENCWTKVAVVNWFDKDYSVVTIRCKDRPKLLFDTVCTLTDMQYVVFHGSVDAEGPEAYQEYYIRHIDGSPVNSEAERQRVVQCLEAAIERRVSEGLKLELCTSDRMGLLSDVTRIFREHGLTVTRAEVATRDCKAVNTFYVRDATGNSVDPKTLDDIRAKIGRTVLQVKGISDHLKSPSDAPSRFLFSGLFKARSLYNLGLIRPPT; translated from the exons ATGG GTGGAGATTTGAGCTCTTCTTGGGACAGTGACGATGAATATGAGAAATTCATCCGAAAAATGAACCCTCCGCG GGTTGTTGTCGATAACAGTTCTTGTCCAAATGCTACGGTTATTAAG GTCGatagcataaataaatatggaATCCTTCTGGAAGTTGTTCAGGTCCTTATGGACCTTAATCTCATTGTCATCAAAGCTTATATATCATCTGATGGAGGATGGTTCATGGATG TTTTCAATGTGACTGATCCAGATGGAAAGAAAATTGAGAGGCAAAAGGACCTTGATAATATAAAGGAGTGCATTCAAAAG TCCATAGGGGAAGGTTCTTCTGCTGTACCTTCGCGAAGGAGATCTGTAGATCTCAAACCTTCTTCCGATCACACATCCATCGAGCTGACAGGGACAGATCGGCCTGGCCTCCTCTCTGAAGTTAGTGCTGTTCTTACTGATCTTAAATGCAATGTGGTGAGTGCTGAGGTCTGGACACACAACACTCGAGCCGCAGCAGTTATGCAGGTGACCGACGAGATGAATTCAGCTATAACTGATCCTCAAAGACTCTCTAGAATCAAACAGCTACTTTGCAATGTGCTAAAAGGGAACAACAGGCATAGGGGAGCCAAGACTGCGGTTTCCATGGGTATCACTAACACAGAGAGAAGGCTTCACCAGTTGATGCTTGATGATAGGGATTACGAGAGGTCTGAAGAAGATAGTGGGAATGAGAATTGCTGGACAAAGGTTGCTGTTGTCAATTGGTTTGACAAGGATTATTCTGTGGTCACAATACGGTGTAAGGATAGGCCGAAGCTTCTTTTCGATACAGTTTGCACTTTAACAGATATGCAATATGTGGTTTTCCATGGAAGTGTGGATGCAGAGGGCCCTGAAGCTTATCAG GAGTACTACATCAGGCACATAGATGGTTCTCCAGTGAACTCGGAAGCTGAGAGACAACGAGTTGTTCAGTGCCTTGAAGCAGCTATCGAGAGGAGAGTCTCCGAG GGTCTCAAgttggaattgtgtacgagtgATCGAATGGGTCTGTTATCCGATGTCACAAGAATATTTCGTGAGCATGGCCTGACTGTGACAAGAGCTGAAGTGGCTACAAGAGATTGCAAAGCCGTCAACACGTTCTATGTCCGCGATGCTACCGGTAACTCAGTCGACCCAAAGACCTTAGACGACATACGAGCCAAGATAGGCCGGACAGTACTACAAGTAAAAGGCATTTCCGATCACCTCAAATCCCCCAGTGATGCTCCTAGCAGATTTCTGTTTAGCGGTCTATTCAAGGCTAGATCACTTTACAATCTTGGATTAATCAGGCCTCCCACTTAA
- the LOC122034396 gene encoding ACT domain-containing protein ACR4-like isoform X1 — MGLCGDLSSSWDSDDEYEKFIRKMNPPRVVVDNSSCPNATVIKVDSINKYGILLEVVQVLMDLNLIVIKAYISSDGGWFMDVFNVTDPDGKKIERQKDLDNIKECIQKSIGEGSSAVPSRRRSVDLKPSSDHTSIELTGTDRPGLLSEVSAVLTDLKCNVVSAEVWTHNTRAAAVMQVTDEMNSAITDPQRLSRIKQLLCNVLKGNNRHRGAKTAVSMGITNTERRLHQLMLDDRDYERSEEDSGNENCWTKVAVVNWFDKDYSVVTIRCKDRPKLLFDTVCTLTDMQYVVFHGSVDAEGPEAYQEYYIRHIDGSPVNSEAERQRVVQCLEAAIERRVSEGLKLELCTSDRMGLLSDVTRIFREHGLTVTRAEVATRDCKAVNTFYVRDATGNSVDPKTLDDIRAKIGRTVLQVKGISDHLKSPSDAPSRFLFSGLFKARSLYNLGLIRPPT, encoded by the exons ATGGGTTTGT GTGGAGATTTGAGCTCTTCTTGGGACAGTGACGATGAATATGAGAAATTCATCCGAAAAATGAACCCTCCGCG GGTTGTTGTCGATAACAGTTCTTGTCCAAATGCTACGGTTATTAAG GTCGatagcataaataaatatggaATCCTTCTGGAAGTTGTTCAGGTCCTTATGGACCTTAATCTCATTGTCATCAAAGCTTATATATCATCTGATGGAGGATGGTTCATGGATG TTTTCAATGTGACTGATCCAGATGGAAAGAAAATTGAGAGGCAAAAGGACCTTGATAATATAAAGGAGTGCATTCAAAAG TCCATAGGGGAAGGTTCTTCTGCTGTACCTTCGCGAAGGAGATCTGTAGATCTCAAACCTTCTTCCGATCACACATCCATCGAGCTGACAGGGACAGATCGGCCTGGCCTCCTCTCTGAAGTTAGTGCTGTTCTTACTGATCTTAAATGCAATGTGGTGAGTGCTGAGGTCTGGACACACAACACTCGAGCCGCAGCAGTTATGCAGGTGACCGACGAGATGAATTCAGCTATAACTGATCCTCAAAGACTCTCTAGAATCAAACAGCTACTTTGCAATGTGCTAAAAGGGAACAACAGGCATAGGGGAGCCAAGACTGCGGTTTCCATGGGTATCACTAACACAGAGAGAAGGCTTCACCAGTTGATGCTTGATGATAGGGATTACGAGAGGTCTGAAGAAGATAGTGGGAATGAGAATTGCTGGACAAAGGTTGCTGTTGTCAATTGGTTTGACAAGGATTATTCTGTGGTCACAATACGGTGTAAGGATAGGCCGAAGCTTCTTTTCGATACAGTTTGCACTTTAACAGATATGCAATATGTGGTTTTCCATGGAAGTGTGGATGCAGAGGGCCCTGAAGCTTATCAG GAGTACTACATCAGGCACATAGATGGTTCTCCAGTGAACTCGGAAGCTGAGAGACAACGAGTTGTTCAGTGCCTTGAAGCAGCTATCGAGAGGAGAGTCTCCGAG GGTCTCAAgttggaattgtgtacgagtgATCGAATGGGTCTGTTATCCGATGTCACAAGAATATTTCGTGAGCATGGCCTGACTGTGACAAGAGCTGAAGTGGCTACAAGAGATTGCAAAGCCGTCAACACGTTCTATGTCCGCGATGCTACCGGTAACTCAGTCGACCCAAAGACCTTAGACGACATACGAGCCAAGATAGGCCGGACAGTACTACAAGTAAAAGGCATTTCCGATCACCTCAAATCCCCCAGTGATGCTCCTAGCAGATTTCTGTTTAGCGGTCTATTCAAGGCTAGATCACTTTACAATCTTGGATTAATCAGGCCTCCCACTTAA
- the LOC122034530 gene encoding protein PYRICULARIA ORYZAE RESISTANCE 21-like isoform X2 produces the protein MSGKISTLILKVDLECRRCYKKIRKVHITSISYDEKNGTVTVAGVFDPDKLSKKLRRRAGNVIKKIEEKPEEKKEAKQEEKKEEKKEEKKEEKKEKEEKAAPEPGIKFEPVVVTPYFWPPGVAICCPRPYLESFHGGCRCCACGRVTENQPAPEPTPPAAPYYYPTPYKTCQFVCEEESPAVCSIM, from the exons ATGTCAGGGAAG ATCTCGACGTTAATTTTGAAAGTTGACCTGGAATGCCGCCGCTGCTACAAAAAGATCAGGAAG GTGCACATCACGTCCATTTCCTACGACGAGAAGAACGGGACGGTGACGGTCGCCGGCGTCTTTGACCCAGACAAGCTCTCGAAGAAGCTCCGCCGCAGGGCCGGTAACGTTATCAAGAAGATTGAGGAGAAaccagaggagaagaaggaagcgaagcaagaggagaagaaggaagagaagaaggaagagaagaaagaggagaagaaggaaaaggaagagaaggCGGCGCCGGAGCCAGGGATCAAGTTCGAGCCGGTGGTCGTGACGCCCTACTTCTGGCCGCCGGGGGTGGCAATCTGCTGCCCCCGGCCGTACCTGGAGAGTTTCCACGGTGGGTGCAGGTGCTGCGCCTGCGGGAGGGTGACGGAGAACCAACCAGCGCCGGAGCCTACCCCGCCGGCTGCACCGTATTACTACCCGACGCCTTACAAGACTTGCCAATTCGTGTGCGAGGAGGAATCACCAGCCGTCTGCTCCATCATGTAA
- the LOC122034530 gene encoding protein PYRICULARIA ORYZAE RESISTANCE 21-like isoform X1: protein MSGKISTLILKVDLECRRCYKKIRKVLCNLQEKVHITSISYDEKNGTVTVAGVFDPDKLSKKLRRRAGNVIKKIEEKPEEKKEAKQEEKKEEKKEEKKEEKKEKEEKAAPEPGIKFEPVVVTPYFWPPGVAICCPRPYLESFHGGCRCCACGRVTENQPAPEPTPPAAPYYYPTPYKTCQFVCEEESPAVCSIM, encoded by the exons ATGTCAGGGAAG ATCTCGACGTTAATTTTGAAAGTTGACCTGGAATGCCGCCGCTGCTACAAAAAGATCAGGAAGGTTTTGTGCAATCTCCAAG AGAAGGTGCACATCACGTCCATTTCCTACGACGAGAAGAACGGGACGGTGACGGTCGCCGGCGTCTTTGACCCAGACAAGCTCTCGAAGAAGCTCCGCCGCAGGGCCGGTAACGTTATCAAGAAGATTGAGGAGAAaccagaggagaagaaggaagcgaagcaagaggagaagaaggaagagaagaaggaagagaagaaagaggagaagaaggaaaaggaagagaaggCGGCGCCGGAGCCAGGGATCAAGTTCGAGCCGGTGGTCGTGACGCCCTACTTCTGGCCGCCGGGGGTGGCAATCTGCTGCCCCCGGCCGTACCTGGAGAGTTTCCACGGTGGGTGCAGGTGCTGCGCCTGCGGGAGGGTGACGGAGAACCAACCAGCGCCGGAGCCTACCCCGCCGGCTGCACCGTATTACTACCCGACGCCTTACAAGACTTGCCAATTCGTGTGCGAGGAGGAATCACCAGCCGTCTGCTCCATCATGTAA